The Melitaea cinxia chromosome 21, ilMelCinx1.1, whole genome shotgun sequence genome has a window encoding:
- the LOC123664000 gene encoding uncharacterized protein LOC123664000 encodes MNYLVIIASILCVVQARPGLIYTQPFGVAGIEYAHPSVQAVSSHPAVELNAASEALLPPELLKSHAFYSNPAIAASLAKESWLTKKEMQVIEREAEKIPRQRIYDIVKSAGFLDRH; translated from the coding sequence ATGAATTACTTAGTCATCATTGCATCTATACTCTGTGTAGTTCAGGCACGACCAGGTCTGATCTATACCCAACCCTTTGGCGTCGCTGGCATCGAATATGCCCACCCTTCGGTTCAAGCAGTTTCATCTCATCCCGCTGTTGAACTAAACGCCGCTAGTGAGGCTTTGTTGCCGCCGGAATTGTTGAAATCTCATGCTTTTTATAGTAACCCAGCAATCGCCGCAAGCTTAGCGAAGGAATCTTGGCTCACGAAGAAAGAAATGCAAGTTATCGAACGCGAGGCCGAAAAAATTCCAAGACAACGCATCTATGATATCGTGAAAAGTGCAGGCTTTTTAGACAgacattga